The sequence AGAAAAAAGTAAGGAAGAATATAAAAAATCACAGCAGGCAATCGGCAGCTGTCTGATATGTATTGGTGGTTTACTGCTGGTTTTATCTTTAAGTGTATCAATGTCAGATTTTGCAGCGGGATTTTTAATAGGAATTAGCATTTGTATGAACCTATTGGGAGTCATAGTTCTTGCAAGGGTTGCAACTGATAAGACATTGACACACTATTACATAGCAGCTTATGATGAGCGTAATAAACGAATCCGTAGTTTGACAGCACAGTTAACTTTGGCTATTTTAATGTTGTTGATGGTAGCTTTAGTTGTTTTATATGCTTTTTGGCATATTGCTTTCAGCTATCTGATTACTCTGATGATTCTTCTTTATGGGACAATCATCTGTGGCATTTTACTTAGAGTGTTCTTCAATCGCTTATTGTGATGTGAAAGATGCTAATTATTAGAATTAATTATATAAAGAAAAAGGAGAAATATGAAAACAATTTTAAAGAAAACAGCAGCAGTTATTTCTATTGTTGGTTTGTTTATCATTAGTCAACTGCCAAGTATTGTGATGGCACTTTGGCAGAGAAATCAACATCAGTTAGAATTATGGCAATCCATTGTTATTTTGATTTTGCAGCTAATGGTTCTTATTGGCTTTTATATTTTGGCTAGAAAGAGAAAGTTAATTAGTTCGGGAATCAAGTATTGGTTGAGTTGGAAAACATTGGGAATTGCTTCTTTGGGTTTTGTTGCTCTCTTTATTGTCAAAATTATTGCTGGTATCATTTTGACTTATGAAGGAAAAACAACAACCAATAATCAAGAGACAATCACTCAAATGTTTAACAATTCATCGTTATTGCTGATGTTCATGTTTATTGTTATTATCGCTCCTTTAACAGAAGAAATTATCTTTAGGGGACTTATTCCTCAACTATTTTCCAAACGTTTTGAAGGACTTGGTTTTGGACTTGGGGCTTTGCTTTTTGGTTTACTTCATGGTCCAAGTGATATTGGTAGTTTTGTTCTTTATGTGGGAATGGGTACTATTTTAGCTTTTATTTGTTATAAACTTAAACATTTGGAATACAGTATTTGGACTCATGCACTTAACAATGGTCTCGGCTTTCTGCTATTGTTATTTAGATAAATGATTAAAAAAACTAGGAATGAACAGTTTATTAATAGTCAAAGATACATTTACCTATTAAGAAACCATTCAGTTCCTAGTTTTTTACATGTTTTTTGATTTGTCAATTGTCGCATCAATGGCTGAAATGGTACTGGCCGTAAAGCCGGTTTTCTCTAGATCAAGAAGTCCAGCGATAGTTGTTCCACCGGGACTGGATACCTTATCAATCAGATCGTTTGGCTTATCTTGCCCTTGGATGAGATTGCTCGTAGTTGCTAGAACAGTTTGACTGACAATCTTAAAAGCTAAATCTTTGGGAAATCCGTGTTTCAATCCTGATTTGGACAAAGCTTCAATGAAGAGTGCAATATAGGCAGGACTAGATCCTGCAA comes from Streptococcus troglodytae and encodes:
- a CDS encoding type II CAAX endopeptidase family protein, translating into MKTILKKTAAVISIVGLFIISQLPSIVMALWQRNQHQLELWQSIVILILQLMVLIGFYILARKRKLISSGIKYWLSWKTLGIASLGFVALFIVKIIAGIILTYEGKTTTNNQETITQMFNNSSLLLMFMFIVIIAPLTEEIIFRGLIPQLFSKRFEGLGFGLGALLFGLLHGPSDIGSFVLYVGMGTILAFICYKLKHLEYSIWTHALNNGLGFLLLLFR